Proteins encoded together in one Candidatus Paceibacterota bacterium window:
- a CDS encoding A/G-specific adenine glycosylase: MDRQRFKSLVMDYFRKSGRHDLPWRDLPADSNGFRDPYRIFVSEMMLQQTQVSRVLKRYDEFLKEFPDAEALAGATAAQVLRAWQGLGYNRRALLLKRAAESVVRDHNGAFPRGADELESLPGIGQSTRGAILAFAYGIPSVFIETNIRAVFLHCFFKDKKKVPDAKILPLIEETLDRKDPRSWYYALMDYGAHLKQTLPNPSRRSKHHVKQSAFKGSNREIRAAIVRFVLGGARTKVDIKKYIATKIGDTPHDIEKNIAALVREGFMKKTKSGYEA, encoded by the coding sequence ATGGATAGGCAAAGGTTTAAATCGCTAGTTATGGATTATTTCAGGAAGAGCGGCAGGCACGATCTGCCGTGGAGAGACCTGCCTGCCGATTCGAACGGCTTCCGCGACCCGTATCGGATATTCGTCTCCGAAATGATGCTCCAGCAGACCCAGGTATCGCGGGTCCTGAAGAGATACGACGAGTTCCTGAAGGAGTTTCCCGATGCGGAAGCGCTCGCCGGAGCGACGGCGGCGCAGGTCCTGCGTGCATGGCAAGGCCTAGGATACAATCGCCGCGCGCTTCTCCTGAAGCGCGCGGCCGAATCCGTCGTCCGCGACCATAACGGCGCATTTCCGCGCGGTGCAGACGAATTGGAATCACTCCCCGGCATAGGCCAGTCTACCCGCGGTGCTATCCTCGCATTCGCGTATGGCATTCCGAGCGTATTCATAGAGACAAACATCCGCGCCGTCTTTCTTCATTGCTTTTTTAAAGATAAAAAGAAGGTGCCTGACGCAAAGATATTGCCTCTCATAGAAGAAACCCTGGACCGAAAAGATCCTCGCTCTTGGTATTATGCCCTCATGGATTATGGCGCGCACCTCAAACAGACGCTTCCAAACCCTTCTCGCCGGAGCAAGCATCACGTCAAGCAGTCTGCGTTCAAAGGCTCCAACCGCGAAATCCGCGCCGCTATCGTGCGATTCGTACTCGGCGGAGCCCGGACCAAGGTCGATATAAAAAAATATATCGCGACAAAAATCGGTGACACGCCTCATGACATAGAGAAAAATATCGCCGCCCTCGTCCGCGAAGGCTTCATGAAGAAAACAAAAAGCGGATACGAAGCGTAA
- a CDS encoding ATP-binding cassette domain-containing protein, whose translation MIKVNNLIKKFGDFTAVDGISFDVAAGEIFAFLGPNGAGKSTTIKILTTLLHPTSGDVAINGHDPVHHPDSARRSFGIVFQDPSTDDDLTAWENMDLHGVLYDVPDDIRRKRIEELLKLVDLYDRKDSPVKEFSGGMKRRLEIARGFLHHPKIIFLDEPTLGLDPQTRNHMWEYLRQLNKNEGTTIFFTTHYMEEADRAAQRIAVIDHGKIIATGTSDDLKSQTNSKSLEDAFLALTGKTIREQGADNMAYAAMRSMRRGR comes from the coding sequence ATGATCAAAGTAAACAACCTTATAAAGAAATTCGGGGACTTCACCGCCGTGGACGGCATATCATTCGATGTGGCTGCGGGGGAGATCTTCGCGTTTCTCGGCCCGAACGGCGCAGGCAAGTCCACGACCATTAAGATACTGACGACGCTCCTTCATCCGACGTCCGGCGATGTCGCTATAAACGGCCATGACCCGGTCCATCATCCGGATTCCGCCCGCCGATCCTTCGGCATCGTGTTCCAGGACCCGTCTACCGATGACGATCTCACCGCATGGGAGAACATGGATCTCCATGGCGTCCTCTATGACGTTCCCGACGATATCCGCCGCAAGCGCATCGAAGAGCTCCTCAAGCTTGTCGACCTCTATGACCGCAAGGACAGCCCGGTAAAGGAGTTCTCCGGCGGCATGAAGCGCAGGCTCGAGATCGCCCGCGGCTTCCTCCATCATCCGAAGATCATATTCCTCGACGAGCCGACGCTCGGTCTCGATCCCCAGACGCGCAACCATATGTGGGAATACCTGCGCCAGCTCAACAAGAACGAGGGCACCACGATCTTCTTCACCACCCATTATATGGAAGAAGCCGACCGCGCGGCCCAGAGGATCGCGGTTATAGACCACGGCAAGATTATCGCCACAGGCACATCCGATGACCTCAAGAGCCAGACCAACTCAAAATCGCTCGAAGACGCGTTCCTCGCCCTCACCGGAAAGACCATCCGCGAGCAGGGCGCCGACAATATGGCGTATGCGGCGATGCGAAGCATGAGAAGAGGACGCTAA
- a CDS encoding ABC transporter permease, producing MKKIYILWLRQVKKYFRSKSRIAGSLFQPILYMLAMGYGLGSVFQQAGQGNYIEFLVPGIVGMNIIFTSMFSGMEVIWDRQFGFLKETLVAPMSRFNIMLGRTLGSATIAAGQGLVVLLLATLLGFRLENWLMIVPAFLIMFVISLLFTSLSTMIGSVLKDMQGFQAVMNFLIMPLFLLSGAMFPLTNLPKLLQFATNIDPLSYGIDAMRAVLIDQGHFSLTLSASVLSVLAVAFLFLGAHYFKKIEI from the coding sequence ATGAAAAAGATATACATACTTTGGCTCCGACAGGTTAAAAAATATTTCCGCTCGAAATCGCGCATCGCCGGGTCGCTTTTCCAGCCGATCCTCTACATGCTCGCGATGGGATACGGCCTCGGCTCGGTGTTCCAGCAGGCAGGACAGGGCAATTACATCGAATTCCTCGTTCCCGGCATCGTGGGCATGAATATCATATTCACGAGCATGTTCTCCGGCATGGAAGTGATCTGGGACCGTCAGTTCGGCTTCCTGAAAGAGACGCTCGTCGCGCCGATGTCGCGATTCAATATCATGCTCGGCAGGACGCTCGGCTCCGCGACCATCGCGGCGGGGCAGGGGCTCGTCGTGCTCCTTTTGGCGACGCTTCTCGGCTTCCGCCTCGAAAATTGGCTCATGATCGTCCCGGCATTCCTCATCATGTTCGTCATATCCCTTCTCTTCACGTCGCTCTCGACCATGATCGGTTCGGTACTGAAAGATATGCAGGGATTCCAAGCCGTCATGAACTTCCTCATCATGCCGCTATTCCTTCTGTCGGGCGCGATGTTCCCGCTGACCAATCTGCCGAAGCTGCTCCAGTTCGCTACCAATATCGACCCGCTCTCGTACGGCATCGACGCTATGCGCGCCGTGCTTATCGATCAAGGGCATTTCAGTCTGACCCTCTCCGCTTCAGTCCTCTCTGTGCTCGCTGTCGCATTCTTGTTCCTGGGCGCTCATTATTTCAAGAAGATAGAGATATAG
- a CDS encoding GNAT family N-acetyltransferase, whose translation MITISRPTPEDAEGMNEVIKLSWYATYVTPEIGVTKEDIDLMYAKSEKGQMEAFRRRAGLSKNDDITLVAKGGEKVIGIIRLVDFPDHIRVRTLYVHPLHVGKGIGTKLWNEAIRLMPSYKPVITYPAEHTKSVDWYKKMGFVETGEKLVGQESMEKSAARLVGIKMIFKRTIERILVMGRSGSGKSILAGRLGEKFGLPVFHMDRLFWLPGWVERPKTEMAIDVEKILVDNKGWVIDGNYRRVALESRIRAADLIIILDFGFLVSIWRVLKRNIIHWNKTRPDMQDDCVERFNFEFVKYIWTYPERTLRPIENDLSRFPEKTVLRFNSQRALDRWMKSL comes from the coding sequence ATGATTACCATCTCTCGCCCAACACCAGAAGACGCAGAAGGCATGAATGAGGTCATCAAGCTCTCGTGGTATGCGACCTACGTCACTCCCGAGATAGGTGTCACAAAAGAAGATATCGACCTCATGTATGCGAAAAGCGAGAAGGGTCAGATGGAAGCGTTCCGCCGCCGAGCCGGACTCTCGAAGAATGACGACATCACGCTCGTCGCAAAGGGCGGCGAGAAGGTTATTGGCATCATCCGTCTCGTTGATTTTCCCGATCACATTCGGGTAAGAACACTCTATGTGCATCCTCTGCATGTAGGAAAAGGAATCGGGACAAAATTATGGAATGAGGCCATCAGACTGATGCCTTCCTACAAGCCCGTGATCACGTATCCTGCCGAGCACACCAAATCAGTCGATTGGTACAAGAAGATGGGTTTTGTCGAGACGGGCGAAAAGCTTGTGGGCCAAGAATCAATGGAGAAAAGCGCCGCGAGACTGGTCGGGATAAAAATGATATTTAAGCGGACAATAGAAAGGATCCTGGTCATGGGAAGGTCGGGATCAGGAAAGTCGATATTGGCTGGAAGGCTCGGAGAGAAATTCGGCCTGCCCGTCTTTCATATGGATAGACTGTTCTGGCTCCCTGGCTGGGTCGAGCGTCCGAAGACAGAGATGGCTATCGATGTCGAGAAGATATTGGTAGATAACAAAGGCTGGGTCATCGATGGCAATTACAGGCGCGTCGCTCTGGAGTCCCGCATTCGCGCCGCTGACCTCATCATCATTCTCGACTTCGGTTTCCTCGTATCGATCTGGAGAGTGCTGAAAAGGAACATCATCCATTGGAACAAGACGAGGCCAGACATGCAGGACGACTGCGTCGAGAGGTTCAACTTCGAGTTCGTGAAATACATCTGGACGTACCCGGAGAGGACGCTTCGGCCTATTGAGAATGATCTGTCACGCTTCCCGGAGAAGACCGTGTTGAGGTTCAATAGCCAGCGTGCGCTCGATAGGTGGATGAAGAGTTTATAG
- a CDS encoding Shedu immune nuclease family protein has protein sequence MDITDRFFVVASDISIFKKIAEVVSEDIYIGGDAPTSLPESEFRKLLKDFPNPYEVKKYVHARIGSVLSNYYDSASDVEEKYDRYMNKRKSVKSEDLLEEFKQDELVKYQTLLDRLQVMLERETAYNEKQWQNEILDIILLLYPKYLFAFKEAPVRDAYNEKDRQLDFLLVDANGSIDIVEIKRPLGKQIITQGKYRDNHIPLRDLSGTVMQIEKYIFHLNKSGKKGEEKLTEKYKDKLPKDFKIKIINPCGMIIMGRDNDLSTAQKEDLEVVKRKYKSVIDIITYDDLLRRLKAMIAAIKKR, from the coding sequence ATGGATATAACCGACCGCTTCTTCGTGGTCGCGAGCGATATTTCCATTTTCAAGAAAATAGCGGAGGTCGTCAGCGAGGACATATACATCGGCGGAGACGCGCCGACCTCGTTACCCGAGAGCGAGTTCCGAAAGCTCCTCAAAGATTTTCCCAATCCTTATGAGGTCAAGAAATACGTTCATGCCCGCATCGGTTCGGTCCTGAGCAACTATTACGACTCCGCCTCGGACGTAGAGGAGAAATACGACCGCTACATGAACAAGCGCAAGAGCGTGAAGAGCGAAGACCTCCTGGAGGAGTTCAAGCAAGACGAGCTCGTAAAATACCAGACGTTGCTCGATAGGCTTCAAGTGATGCTCGAGCGCGAGACCGCCTATAACGAGAAGCAGTGGCAGAACGAGATCCTCGACATCATCCTGCTCCTCTATCCGAAATACCTCTTCGCGTTCAAGGAGGCTCCTGTGCGGGACGCTTACAACGAGAAAGACAGGCAGCTCGATTTCCTCCTCGTCGACGCGAACGGGAGCATTGATATCGTCGAGATAAAGCGGCCGCTCGGCAAGCAGATAATCACCCAGGGCAAGTATCGCGATAACCACATACCCCTTCGTGATCTGTCGGGCACGGTGATGCAGATCGAGAAGTATATCTTTCACCTTAACAAATCAGGCAAGAAGGGTGAAGAAAAGCTGACCGAGAAATACAAGGATAAGCTTCCGAAGGATTTCAAGATCAAGATCATAAACCCGTGCGGCATGATCATCATGGGCAGGGACAATGACCTGTCGACGGCCCAGAAGGAGGATCTCGAGGTCGTGAAGAGGAAATATAAGAGCGTGATCGATATCATCACGTACGACGACCTTTTGAGGCGTCTGAAAGCGATGATCGCCGCCATTAAAAAGCGTTAG
- a CDS encoding IS256 family transposase, translating to MLSYAEYQRKIRSIRTPEDAKAFAEELIAPAEAVEEKPPVAVAIEPKRPEPIQVEAPRREKDVDVASTPWYDIAGNDNEAMVITLYAKGLTTRDISSYMKLHHGADISQPGISAITDKVFPLVKEWQSRPLSSCYPVVYMDGLHFKVREAGKISSKVAYIALGINQYGYREILGIWISESEGSKFWLHVMNDMKNRGVEDVIFACIDGLRGFPEAVKAVFPETDVQVCIVHQIRHTIMFIPFKDREEFCADLKEVYTAPSEEAGMQALKDMMSRWPRYAMYLKSWEQKWHDLAPFFSFPEAIRRIIYTTNTIENLNRQFRKVTKTTTVFPHDDALLKLLWLAQADITQNWTLATRNWAEVMAQLSILYPDRIRI from the coding sequence ATGCTCTCATACGCAGAATATCAGCGAAAAATAAGGTCCATCCGCACTCCCGAAGATGCCAAAGCGTTCGCCGAGGAACTCATTGCACCGGCAGAGGCAGTCGAAGAAAAGCCTCCTGTAGCGGTCGCGATCGAGCCTAAGCGCCCTGAACCGATCCAAGTCGAAGCACCTCGGAGGGAAAAGGATGTCGACGTGGCATCGACTCCCTGGTATGACATCGCAGGAAACGACAACGAGGCAATGGTCATTACACTATACGCCAAAGGCCTCACGACCCGCGACATCTCAAGCTACATGAAACTCCATCATGGAGCGGACATCTCACAGCCAGGAATATCAGCCATAACCGACAAGGTGTTTCCACTGGTCAAAGAGTGGCAATCCCGCCCGCTCTCATCCTGCTATCCCGTCGTATACATGGACGGGCTCCACTTCAAGGTACGAGAGGCGGGAAAGATATCGTCCAAGGTTGCATACATCGCTCTCGGCATCAACCAGTACGGGTACAGGGAGATCCTTGGTATATGGATCTCCGAGAGCGAGGGCTCAAAGTTCTGGCTCCACGTCATGAACGACATGAAGAACAGGGGCGTAGAGGATGTCATATTCGCCTGTATCGACGGCTTAAGGGGCTTTCCGGAGGCCGTGAAGGCAGTATTCCCCGAGACGGACGTACAAGTATGCATTGTCCATCAGATACGCCATACCATCATGTTCATTCCTTTCAAAGATCGAGAGGAATTCTGCGCCGATCTCAAAGAGGTGTATACAGCTCCGAGCGAGGAAGCAGGAATGCAGGCACTCAAAGACATGATGTCGAGGTGGCCCCGCTATGCCATGTATCTCAAATCTTGGGAGCAGAAGTGGCACGATCTCGCGCCCTTCTTCAGCTTCCCTGAAGCCATCCGCCGCATCATATACACTACGAACACGATAGAGAATCTCAATCGGCAGTTTAGGAAGGTGACGAAGACCACGACGGTCTTCCCGCATGACGATGCACTACTCAAGCTCCTCTGGCTCGCCCAGGCCGACATCACGCAGAACTGGACTTTAGCTACGAGAAACTGGGCCGAAGTGATGGCCCAGCTCTCGATCCTTTATCCCGACCGCATCCGCATCTAA
- a CDS encoding aminoglycoside phosphotransferase family protein — protein MPNVTLLNKPELSLHDVDRKFNDRRTGLVPMIEEYVSKHDLFKGKDVSIYFIEKGAGSLVAKIETNDEKLILKVPLSLAFSKGEGLFLKTWENAGVKVPRVYEEGSFGELSYILMEYIDAPVITGRYSPEESLKKKIYVDLGKTLRTMHAPKAEGFGGVVDGKAEYSRFSDWINGPDMKKRVDYVKEHKLLGTEHGSLSTAYEIMTAHVESENRSSFCHDDFGTSNIFDTDPITVFDPNPRFNNGYLDLGRSIVMLATGQAASQIEQLIEGYFGGEPYNAKALQAAVLINATMKLPYSHKKGRTEMVSNIQKYLADRRSVLEN, from the coding sequence ATGCCAAACGTGACCCTCCTTAACAAACCCGAACTCTCTCTACACGACGTGGACAGAAAGTTCAACGACCGTCGGACGGGCCTTGTCCCAATGATAGAAGAGTACGTCTCGAAGCACGATCTCTTCAAAGGCAAGGACGTGAGTATCTACTTTATCGAGAAAGGCGCGGGCTCTCTCGTGGCTAAAATCGAAACGAACGATGAGAAACTCATCCTCAAGGTGCCTCTAAGCCTGGCTTTCTCAAAGGGCGAAGGCCTCTTCCTTAAGACATGGGAGAACGCAGGGGTGAAAGTGCCTCGCGTATATGAGGAAGGCTCGTTTGGCGAGCTCTCCTACATCCTCATGGAATACATCGACGCGCCAGTGATCACTGGCAGGTACAGCCCGGAAGAGTCGCTTAAGAAGAAAATATATGTCGACCTCGGAAAGACACTGAGAACAATGCATGCGCCGAAAGCGGAAGGCTTTGGCGGCGTCGTGGACGGCAAGGCGGAATATTCCCGATTCAGCGACTGGATCAACGGGCCAGACATGAAGAAACGCGTCGATTACGTGAAAGAGCACAAGCTGCTCGGTACGGAGCACGGATCATTGTCGACTGCGTACGAAATAATGACCGCTCACGTCGAGTCGGAAAATCGCAGTAGTTTTTGCCACGACGATTTCGGAACATCGAACATTTTTGACACGGACCCGATCACCGTGTTCGATCCGAATCCACGTTTTAATAACGGATACCTAGATTTAGGACGAAGCATCGTCATGCTTGCCACAGGACAAGCGGCCTCGCAGATAGAGCAACTGATCGAGGGATATTTTGGAGGTGAACCGTATAACGCGAAAGCGCTTCAGGCTGCAGTTTTGATCAATGCAACCATGAAGCTCCCGTACTCTCACAAGAAAGGAAGAACCGAAATGGTTTCCAATATCCAAAAATACCTTGCGGACAGAAGGAGTGTTTTAGAAAATTAA
- a CDS encoding recombinase family protein produces MNNNIAQAPLGTLAKVAVPVKVKYCLYARKSTESEERQILSIDSQIKEMLQLAERDGLEIVEMKRESHSAKETGQRPVFNEIIEELKLGKYNGILTWAPDRISRNAGDLGRIVDLMDASLLQDIRTFSQRFSNSPNDKFMLMILCGQAKLENDNRGINVKRGLRTRAEMGLWAGTAPLGYLNQKLMDKKCQVIIDPVRAPIIKKMYEKVAFEQWSGRKIYNWLRFELNFYTRGNKPLTLSGVYRIIQNPFYYGIFERPRNSGNWYTGKHEPIITKDLFDKAQEQLKRDKIVRENKEFAFTKLFTCGYCQSGISAEEKWKLLKNGTSQKYIYYGCSRARDRNCKNKYIREEELIDELLKIMDKVSLNELGMRMKLEEEIKRYNVLQRLATKSVKKQTIDETEINTREYAKYLLREGSVSEKRELLANLRSRLCYKDKKISFVAE; encoded by the coding sequence ATGAATAACAATATAGCCCAAGCGCCATTAGGGACCCTGGCCAAAGTAGCGGTCCCCGTGAAAGTGAAATATTGTCTGTATGCCAGGAAGTCGACGGAATCCGAGGAGCGTCAGATCCTGTCGATTGATAGTCAGATCAAGGAGATGCTCCAATTAGCCGAGCGAGACGGCCTCGAGATCGTCGAGATGAAACGCGAATCGCACTCGGCCAAGGAGACTGGCCAGAGGCCCGTATTCAACGAGATCATCGAGGAACTCAAGCTTGGGAAGTATAATGGAATACTGACATGGGCTCCTGACCGCATTTCTCGAAACGCAGGCGACCTCGGCCGCATCGTAGACCTCATGGATGCGAGCTTGCTTCAGGATATCAGGACGTTCAGTCAGAGGTTCTCGAATAGCCCGAACGACAAGTTCATGCTCATGATCCTCTGCGGGCAGGCAAAGCTTGAAAACGACAACCGAGGCATCAACGTGAAGCGCGGCCTCCGCACCCGAGCCGAGATGGGATTATGGGCAGGCACAGCGCCACTTGGGTACCTCAATCAAAAGCTCATGGACAAGAAGTGCCAGGTCATTATCGACCCCGTCCGTGCGCCGATCATAAAGAAGATGTATGAAAAGGTTGCCTTCGAGCAATGGAGCGGACGGAAGATATATAACTGGCTCCGCTTCGAGCTTAACTTCTATACCCGAGGCAACAAGCCTCTCACTCTCTCAGGCGTATACCGCATCATCCAAAACCCCTTCTATTACGGCATCTTCGAGCGTCCACGAAATAGCGGCAACTGGTACACGGGCAAGCACGAGCCCATCATCACCAAAGACCTCTTCGACAAGGCGCAGGAACAGCTGAAGCGCGACAAGATCGTGCGAGAGAACAAGGAGTTCGCCTTCACCAAGCTCTTCACCTGCGGATACTGTCAGTCGGGTATATCGGCCGAAGAGAAGTGGAAACTACTCAAAAACGGTACGTCCCAAAAATACATATACTACGGATGTTCCCGAGCGCGAGACCGAAATTGCAAGAACAAGTACATCCGCGAGGAGGAGCTAATAGACGAGCTCCTCAAGATCATGGACAAGGTGAGCTTAAACGAACTCGGCATGAGGATGAAGCTCGAAGAGGAGATCAAGCGATACAACGTCCTCCAGAGACTTGCGACCAAATCGGTCAAAAAGCAGACCATCGACGAGACCGAGATCAATACGAGAGAGTATGCCAAATACCTCCTGCGTGAAGGAAGCGTATCGGAGAAGCGAGAGCTTTTGGCGAATCTGCGGAGCAGGCTCTGCTACAAGGACAAGAAGATATCGTTTGTCGCGGAATAG
- a CDS encoding DUF6804 family protein gives MRNKGYSGTLSTVSGIMLLAAIPFGWPYFYFQLLRWVVCTTAIVNAYEANKKQRRRWVFIMAGIAVLFNPIAPIFLSRGVWAIIDLAAAVCMFVILDNE, from the coding sequence ATGCGCAATAAAGGCTATTCAGGAACGCTCTCGACCGTTTCCGGCATAATGCTCCTGGCTGCTATTCCGTTCGGCTGGCCGTATTTCTATTTCCAGTTACTCAGATGGGTAGTGTGCACAACTGCGATAGTGAACGCGTACGAGGCGAATAAGAAGCAGAGGAGGAGATGGGTCTTCATCATGGCGGGAATCGCCGTGCTCTTCAATCCGATCGCGCCGATATTCCTGAGCCGGGGCGTCTGGGCAATTATCGACCTGGCCGCCGCTGTCTGCATGTTCGTGATCCTCGATAACGAATAG
- a CDS encoding RNA-directed DNA polymerase, which produces MYMNEFDQFVKHELKEKYYARYTDDFVIISDDASYLKSLVPKIKHFLREKLRLNLHPKKVTIRKSSQGIDFLGYIILPHRIAVRTKTKKRMIRKLKWTVKQYQSGEVTEDNLSASLQSYLGVLSHADAHEFSEDLKNQFLFWKSR; this is translated from the coding sequence GTGTATATGAATGAGTTTGACCAGTTCGTTAAGCATGAGCTGAAAGAGAAATATTATGCGCGCTACACGGACGATTTTGTCATCATATCAGACGATGCCAGCTATCTGAAATCGCTCGTGCCAAAAATCAAGCATTTCCTCAGGGAAAAGCTGAGGCTGAATCTGCATCCAAAGAAAGTTACCATTAGAAAATCTAGTCAAGGAATCGACTTCCTCGGCTATATCATCCTGCCGCATCGCATTGCGGTTCGCACAAAGACGAAAAAGAGGATGATACGGAAGTTGAAGTGGACTGTGAAGCAGTATCAAAGCGGTGAAGTGACTGAAGACAATCTTTCCGCGTCACTCCAGTCCTATCTCGGCGTTCTGTCTCATGCCGACGCGCACGAATTCTCAGAAGATCTGAAAAATCAGTTTCTGTTTTGGAAAAGCCGATAA
- a CDS encoding reverse transcriptase domain-containing protein, translating to MKIYKDLYWSIISPQTLFDAWEVFKSDKKNKPDVMEFELDLEQNIFDLYRDLKNGTYKHGPYRGFWIHDPKLRRIHKATVHDRVLHHAIFKVLIYIFEPVYIPASFSCRIGKGTHRGVMYIRDAIRKVSKNYTRPCYALKCDVQKFFDSVDQDFLIEILKKRIKDPQTMRLLEEVVTSYVRGTCEREREREREREREYFRRFAPNRHTYRQPDEPAFR from the coding sequence ATGAAAATATATAAAGATTTATATTGGTCGATAATTTCTCCCCAGACGCTCTTTGACGCATGGGAAGTTTTCAAATCCGACAAGAAGAACAAGCCCGACGTGATGGAATTCGAGCTTGATCTTGAGCAAAATATTTTTGATCTGTATAGGGATTTGAAGAATGGAACGTACAAACACGGGCCATACAGAGGATTCTGGATCCATGACCCAAAGCTTCGACGAATCCACAAGGCCACGGTGCACGACAGGGTGCTCCACCATGCGATTTTCAAAGTGCTGATTTATATATTTGAGCCGGTCTATATTCCCGCATCTTTCTCTTGCCGTATTGGCAAAGGAACTCATCGAGGCGTCATGTATATCCGTGATGCCATCAGAAAAGTCAGCAAAAACTACACGCGGCCGTGCTATGCACTCAAGTGCGACGTACAGAAATTCTTTGACAGCGTCGACCAGGATTTCCTTATTGAAATTTTGAAAAAGAGAATTAAAGATCCGCAGACGATGCGGCTCCTCGAAGAAGTCGTGACGAGCTACGTTCGCGGAACTTGCGAGAGAGAGAGAGAGAGAGAGAGAGAGAGAGAGAGAGAGTACTTTCGGCGCTTCGCGCCGAACAGGCATACCTATAGGCAACCTGACGAGCCAGCTTTTCGCTAA
- a CDS encoding four helix bundle protein: protein MNDLDIPIFKKSYNLYKDFYALRLSVPKQDRYTLWQKCESLLVEVLEGILFASQQSKLEKLPTLEKTSVKLNFLRVCIRLMKDIKAIDSKKYIVIEANLDEIGRMLGGWIKSTKGL from the coding sequence ATGAACGACCTAGACATTCCCATATTCAAGAAATCCTATAATCTCTACAAAGATTTCTATGCTCTCCGCCTATCGGTGCCGAAGCAAGATCGCTATACTCTCTGGCAGAAATGCGAGAGTCTACTCGTTGAAGTGCTCGAAGGCATCCTTTTCGCGAGCCAACAGTCGAAATTGGAGAAATTACCGACTTTGGAGAAGACGAGTGTCAAACTGAACTTTCTCCGCGTCTGTATCCGTCTCATGAAGGACATCAAGGCAATCGATTCCAAGAAGTACATCGTGATCGAGGCGAATCTCGATGAGATCGGAAGAATGCTCGGAGGCTGGATAAAATCCACGAAGGGACTCTAA
- a CDS encoding helix-turn-helix domain-containing protein: MDKKKIGALLAAKRTALGLTSQEMGMEIGCNRTTIDRMERGDTCIKRSKLTRIAQAYGVPATELANMCGYDMDGVPGYEADIEIAVTADDLKFLLTVAEGLKAPLNISLIRELLKRRQQPSTQPQA, encoded by the coding sequence ATGGACAAAAAGAAAATCGGCGCGCTCCTTGCCGCAAAAAGGACTGCTCTTGGCCTCACAAGCCAGGAGATGGGAATGGAGATTGGTTGTAACCGAACGACCATCGACCGCATGGAAAGAGGCGATACGTGCATCAAGCGCTCTAAACTTACCCGCATTGCGCAGGCGTATGGAGTGCCAGCAACTGAGCTCGCCAACATGTGTGGCTACGATATGGACGGAGTTCCCGGCTACGAGGCGGATATTGAGATCGCGGTGACAGCCGATGACCTCAAATTCCTCCTTACGGTAGCCGAAGGACTGAAAGCGCCTTTGAACATCTCGCTAATCCGCGAGCTGCTCAAACGTCGTCAACAACCCTCAACGCAACCGCAAGCATGA